The genomic DNA GGATCATAAGACTGAGGCAGAGCTGGGTGGGCTGAGGACCATGGAGGAGCTGTAGGGATGGAGGTCCCCGGTGGAACCGAAGGATTGGTGAGCCAAGGCACAGACGGAGGATCGGAGAGCCAAGGCAGAGCCAGGTGACCAACAGACCAAGGAGGAGCTGGAGGGATGAGGAACCCCGGTAAAGCCGATAGGCTGGAGGACCGCGGTGGAGCCGAGGGAACGTAGAGCCGAGGTGATGTTGAGAGATCGAAGGGCCAATGCGGAGTTTAGGGCTCAGAGGGTCTAGGTTTAGTCGGAGGGTTGGAAGTTCTCCTTATCTGGGATGTCACACAAagtatgaacaaaaacacataaacaactgTTCATGTAAACAttgtatttttctatattttgaaACATTACATTTGTATCTGACAGTGTTGAACACACACAgttaaaacacacattttgtgAGAAAATGGAAGTAGGAGATTACCCCAAACATGTGAAAAGCTCTGAATCTCCCATGACTCTCTGGCAGAGGTGGGGGTATTATGGTGCCTCTCAACCTAAAATACAACATAAGTCCATTGTCTGTACCACAGTTCACTTAATTTGAGTGCCTCGTTCTGAGCATCTCTGCCCCTCACACTACCATCATTGCTACAGTATACAGACCTCCAAAGACTAATGAAGCCATTTTGTCTGAGTTTGATGATTTGTTGTCTCTGCTGTGCCTCAAGTTCAAGAGAATTCTTATTTTGGGGGACTTTAACATCCACATTGACTCAAAAGACTCAGTATTGACAAAGGACTTTCTGTCTTTATTGGAATGTTTTGATTTGATCCAATTTGTTGACTGTTCTACACATAAAATGGTACTACCTTAGACCTTGTTATTGTAAAGATTTTAACATAGAATTAccaaacattaattcttcttctCACACTGTACAATATCATAAATGGAAATCTGTTGATTTGTCAGCTTTTACAAACTCTATTGTTTCTTCTTTatgttgtttttcttcttctgatcTTCTTGAAGACAATATTTCTCTGTTAAACACTGTTCTCTCATCTGGCTTAGATAAGATTTGCTCCACTGAAATAACGGACTATCTCTTCTTTGCATTCTGCTCCCTGGTATAATGACAATCTGCGCTCGATGGTTGCTTGTCATAAAATGGTTACTTACATGATTATAAAGAAGAAATCAGATCACCAGAACCTGttatttttctgaaataattttaaataatcaaaataatctgaGACAGCTATTCAATACTATTAATAGATTGCTCAAATGTAATTGTTCTACCACCTTGCCTGCATCACCTCCACTGTGTAACATGTTTTTAGACTTTTTTAGCACTAAGATAGACACTGTTCGGAAAAATATAATTGCTACCACATCTGTTTTGTTTCTCTGGCACATCTCTCTCAAATTTCTCTCAACTCAACCATGTTACTCTAAGTAATGAGGTATCACGTTTGAAAGCTACCACTAGTATAGTTGATCCTCTACCGACTAGTATATTCAAATCCTTTTGTGCCTCTCTGTGTCCCATTGTCTTGGACATACTAAATGACTCCTTGCGTACTGGTGTTGTGCCTGCAGCATTTAAAATTGCTGCTGTAACTCCAGTTCCAAAAAAGTCTAATATGGATTTGGACAATTTGTGCCCATTTCAAATCTTCACAATCATCTCATTGTCAATGTTCTCTTTGAGCCTTTTCAGTCTGGTTTTTGGAAATGTTACAGTACAGAAACGGCTCTAGTCAAGGTCACTAATGACTTTTTAATGGCTTCAGACTAAGGCTCTTTTTCTATTCTCATCCTTcttgatctcagtgctgctttaGACACTGTTGATCACACTGTTTTAGTCACCCATCTTGAATCTTTGGTGTCTCTGGTACTGCATTAAACTGGTTCTGGTCCAATCTCTCTGATTGTAGGCAGTTTGTATCTCTAGGTGGTTACAGGTCTGAGATTGGTTCAGTCCACTCTGGTGTCCCACAGGGCCTTTACTttttagtatttatatttttccttttGGTCAGCTTTTAAGATCACTTAATTATCATTTCTACGCAGatgacacacagatatatattcATTCTAAACCTGGTGAAAATCTGGCAGATGTCTTTTTCAAACTGCATTTCTGAGATAAAAACATGTTCTTTGTCTTAACAGTAATAAGACAGAGGTTATGCTTATTGGATTTCCTCACCAGCTTTGGAAGGCTGGCTCATTAACTCTGTCCATTGAGGGCtcagttttggagcttcaaaccaaaataaaaaatgtaggtgttatatttgacccacatgtaaaaaatactgttaaaacataattttatcatCTCAGAAACATTGCAAGACTGAACCCTATGTTATCATTCTCTGCAGCTGAAAAGCTTATCAGTACTTTCGTTTTCTCTCGCATTGATTATTACAATGCTTTCCTTGCCGGAAAATCTAAATCTACattaaataaattgcaatatgTGCAAAACTCGCCATAATCCTTTACTAGTGCAAGTGATCACATCACTCCTATCTTGGATTCCTTGCACTGGCTCCCTGTCAGGTTCCgggttgattttaaaattcttatGCTTACCTATAATGCTTTGCATGGATTGGCTCCCCAATATTTGTATGAGCTTTTAACCACGTACACACCAAAACGCGATCTCTGTTCCTCTAAATCTGTTTTTCTTTAACTGTTCCTCAGACTCGTTTATGCTCTATGGGTGACAGGGCATTCTCTTCTTATGCTCCGAAGCTATGGAACTCTCGACCCTCAGAACTTAGAGAAGTTTAGTCTTTTAGTGAGTCTTAAAACGTTTCTTTTTTTCCGGGAGGCTTTTAATTGATACTATTGTATTCAATTCATTTAATACTATCACtttatttactgtgttttatCATTAGTTGTTTTGAGAGGCATGTTTTATCCATTTGCATTAAGctctgtatttttatatattattttaattatttattatgtaaaGAACCTTGAGAGGCCTCTTTAAAGGTGCtagataaaataaagtttattattattaatacttctTTACTATAATCTCTTTCAAGATTAGACTAATGTGTACATGATCTTTTTCTCTTGCCACACCCTCTTTAGACAGTAGCacctttgatttagtttatttgttatgtgtgttacatctgtcatgtctgtacattgtgtgtgtgtgtgtgtgtgtgtgtgtgtgtgtgtgtgtgtgtgtgtgtgtgtgtgtgtgtgtgtgtgtgtgtgtgtgtgtgtgtgtgtgtgtgtgtgtgtgtgtgagacaagaTGCAGAGAGACAAATGTGAATGTAAGTAGAAGCTAAATGTAAGTGaaatgtttataataaaaaatcaGATTcattgatgtacaaaacaaatcTACATAATATCATGTGTAAAGCCACAATTGATTCCTGGGTCAACGTGAACCTATTCTAATAgtaatagaaaatgtaaaaaaaaaaattttatgaaacattctgcaaaaaaatgattatgtgtattttgatagtcttgacaATGTCCTAAAGTTTGGTTCCCGTACTaaaaactatgtggtatttaaaaattattaactacctctcctgggtcaaaaatgacccgaacacAATAGGAAGGGTTAAATGCACAGTTTCAGATCTAATGGgaatacattatactgtataccaTTTATTTCTTTGCATGTTACCATGTATTGTCTGCAAACTGATTGAGATGCAGACTGATTGGCATTCTGAAAGCAGGTGTAAACAGGCTTAAGCCAAGTGTTCTGTCTCCCAGCCTCCCTCATGGCCGGAGCAGAGCGAGGGGGGAAGGACAGCACTTGACAGCAGTGACTGCAAGAGTGACGTTGTCCTGCCGCTGCGCATTTGTAATTGCTTGTACCCAAAGCTCAGTCTGTGCTCTCTGGATATGTGACACCCACTAGAACATTTCCCAAAGTTCACCACGCCTGTGTGGCTTTGTCTGCAACAATTAAACAACATGAGCTGTTTTATCTTATGCAGTTTATTGTGTCATAAAGTATGTAATATTGACTAAGTTAGATGGTTGACTGTGCATTGAGGAATTGATCACTGCaattaaaccattttaaaatCTACCTCTGGTAATCAGAGATAAATATGCAATTAAGATTATGGATTCATAATAGAAAGTCCTAAAGTTTCATTCATGATAACATTTAATCAATTAAATGGATGACATTTCAAAGAGTTTTGGATGTCAAACTTGTCAGATATATTGAGGATAACATCATACATATTCACAAAAGGGGAGTTGGGGGAAAGGATCAATATAAAGGATCTTTATAATACCCTGGGTTTTGCGTTTTTTACCGAATaaaagactctctctctctctctctcacacacacacacacacacacacacacacacacacacacacacacacacacacctcgatGACTCATTCAAACAAGAAAACTGTTCACTTACGTTAATTCATGTCAATTCTCTCTCTCCTGTGCGCAGACGCGAGATAAAATGCGTGACACTTGTCGCTGACCGTGCctatataaatgcaaaatccagCTTTCCTTTGAAGAAGTCCTAAAAGTAAGACTTTGACTGCAAGAGAGAGACGCATCTCGCAAAGTTCCAAAACCATCCAAGGATATACCAATTACGCACACCACAGGTACGCATAGTTTTATCTGGAACAAGGCAGCTTATTCTTAAAGTAAACCTTATGAAATAGAAGCTGACACTGGTCTTTATTCTAGCCAGCTGTATTTATAGCTATGGAAAGGAATTGTTGTGTCCTCGTGTAACGCGCACAATAAGTTATCCTGCTATCCAACTTTAAGGCGTGCGTAATTGCTTGTGTGAACGTAGACatatataaatgtgcaaaaattcaTACAAATGTGAATGCAAGTGTTCAGACAATGTGCTTTAAATACATCGCATTCTGTCAATAATTGGTCTTCGTCCCAGATGCATAACAAAGTTCAAATTGTGCGCATAATGTAAACTCACTTCTCCCGCAGATTCTTCTCGCCACACTTTGACATGAAGCTCAATTTTCTCGTCACCACCGTGGCTCTACTCGTTGCCTTTCCACCACCTTATGAATGTAGAGCCATAGACAGCAGCTCAAACCAGCCAGCCACGGACCCCGATGGAGAGCGACAGTCAGCACCGGTTCTGGCGCGCTTGGGAGAGGAGTACTTCATCCGGCTCGGTAACAGATATCAGAATTCTCTCCGGTCTTCACCTGACACGTACCCCGAGACATCCCAGTATCCCAAAAGAGCACTGCAGCTCCAGTTAACGCAGCGTCTGTTGGAGGGCAAAGTTGGAAACGTCGGCCGCTGGGATGGCAATTACGCGCTCCGGGCGCTCGACTCCGAGGAGAGAGAGCGCAGGTCGGAGGAGCCGCCGATTTCCCTGGATCTGACCTTTCATCTGCTACGAGAAGTACTAGAGATGGCCAGAGCCGAACAATTGGCCCAGCAAGCTCACAGCAACCGCAAAATGATGGAAATATTCGGGAAGTAACCGCGACCAAACCCATCTGCCaaagatatttttacatttagcacAAACATAAATATTCTGTACCATAGTGCTGCTTTTCCATCACGATCTATTTATACCGGTgaattacagtatgtatttgTAGATATTTCAATGAAGGCGAATAGAGTTGGTGTATATGACCATGACTGGTAAATTGTTCAGATGCGCAAAACTGTCATCAGTCTCCATCAGTGTTATTGTATAAGTGATCATTCAGAGCTCTAGATGATTCAAAACGGATTTCTTAAAAAAGAGAGAAgaatttaatattttcaagtactttattattttatctgACAGACTTGAGTTTCAttgtaacatacagtacattgtttAAGTTTGTTAATAAACTAATGAGCAACCATTGATTTTTGTTGTGCAAGAGAAtgtcttatatttatatttttcaataaaactttgAAAGCCAGTTTGATATTTCTTGTGTAGATTATTGCCGTATGAACAGGAGtggttaaatttaaaaaatatataattaaacataaattgacaaaaatgtcaCAAACATTTTGATTTCCCAAGGCAGCAACATATTGTGAATATAATCAACGAAGGATCGTATCAAATATTCTCGGTGATTTCATTGTGACGTAAAGAATAAAGATCAATGAATGATGATCATACGGAGATGATTGACAGGAGATGCATCTCGTTCCTGATTGGCTTCCTCAGGCGAAAACTCATCATTCCTCTCCAAAAGTGTTAATTTTTGGAAgttaatatacatattaaatgtTGACTCTATTCcattatttatattacaattagaCCTATACAAATGTTTGTAACAATTTACAGGTTGTATTCGTTAACAGTATAATGAATTATACTTTTTCAGCACTTGTTAATCTTGGCTGATGttaaatttcaacatatatttataaatgttttatcaaaCGTTCTATGTTACTATTATGAACTAACTACGAACAATTATTTTTTGCACattctaaataatttattaaaatgaatacattctgtaaaaatgtattgtttattgttacttCATCATACCTAATGCATGGACTAAAGTTAATAAATaccaccttattgtaaagtgttaccagtattTGAAAGTGTGTAGCAGCAGAAAACTTGATTATatactgaaaataaatgttcacttattaaaaaagtaatttaaaaacaAGCCTCTTAAACATATACCTCAAAGTACACTTTGAATACCACTTGCCTTTTGACACAGATTTGAAGGACCAGTAAATTACcaataaagtaatccactacaaatgctaactacttctctaaaattgtaatcagaatactttaatgattacttctttgaaaaagtaatcacctcactaattactttaattttaagttactttctaaaacactttttttttcgcTCAATAAATTCAAATCATGTCTATTTTCTCCTTCAttgtcgcacacccttcagctgttacagaaacgcaaacatacatatgaacatattaattcacattttaactgtattacaaatacatgtatttttttttagatatatttgtaactcaagtaatgtacttaaaattaatactttcattgaaagtcagtaactataaTCTAATTTCAAGATTTATAATGTAATGTTACACTACATTTGGTGCTTAAGAGTAATTTGATTACGgtaacaaattactttgtaatccaattacacccaGCACACTGAATCCATTACTGGAAGTGGCTGCACCTCTCCCAATAAATGATTCACTCTTGTTTGGCAAAGTGTTAGGTAAATTAACATCAAGTAACTGTGGACTTGCCTGCTGCTATGAAAAGATGATTGATTGTCAGTTGCAGAATGCACACCTTGCATGAATTTAACCTGGTTAACACAAAACCAATTAACTGGTAAGTGACTCATTGTACCTATACAGCAACTGGAGATCTTTTACAGTCAAGTCTTGGGTGCAGAGTTTAACTGAACCATGCCCTAAATGTATTGGGCAAAGCACATCTGAAAACAATCAATAACTTTCTAATGAGACAAACGCAAATCTTTATGAGTTAACAAGAAACTCAGAACATTTCAGTTCACTTTAACCACTATTTTAATATGGTCCGCCAATTGTAGAAGGTTAAAGCCACACATGTTGAAATGACTGTTGTGTTCGGGCTTTGATTCTTGGGCCTCATTAAGTTCATCATAGCTGTGCTCCATGTGAATCCAGTCGCTGAAGTACATCCTGTCACTGATCACCCTCCACTGGGTCAGAATATATGGATTACGCAATGCCATGGCATCGTTATTTCAGCTCGACCACCGAGAAGTGCGAACAAGACTTGTTTACAGAGCAGAGAGTCACTGCAATAGGGAGATTACTTCCACACTGCCACAAATGTTTCTCAGAGTAGATTAGGCAACGATGGGATACATGAGTGATTTAAATCCAAATGAAATGAACTAGATTATATGATTTTAAATTGAAcccattacaaattattacactACCTATATAGGCTATCTCCAGTTGCCATTACATGAAGGTTACTGTTTTGGGACTGGAACCAACACAAGTAAACCTTTATTTGTCTGTGATATTTATATGAAATCCAAAGAACATTTAAAGTGATTCGTATCATTCATAACTCAAATAACTTTGCCGTGCCAACTGCAATGAATATACCACACGAACACTCCCTACGCAGTAAACAACACCACAAATCTTGGAAGTGTTTCTTAAGTCATCTACGTTTATATTTAGTCATCAAGTGACTTTTTTAAGCTGTAACTGTAAAACAGTATAGCTTCTTAAATTCAGCTATGTGTCATAGTCCAGTTCTCTTAAAAGTGTCCACAGCCGTACAGGCAATCATAAGTTTTATATCTGGCTGTAAACAGAAGGTTTTGTGTATGAAGGGGGTATGTAGACTTTGTGAATTTAGGATGATGTGGCGGGTTTGTGTTTGCTCTGTATTTGTGGCGGCATGAGGGGTGGAAGGGGTTCGTTCAACAGGTTCACTGTATCTGCTCCTCCCGAGGATGTCTGCTCTGCCCGGCCTTCCGTATCAACGCCCATGtcatcttcatcctcctcttcctcgtCATCTGGCAAAGCATCAATAACATGAGAGATTAGTGTCAGGTCATTAAGACATGAAGATGCCATCAGCCGCATGCTGATTATATACAAAACGGAGAGTGTAAGCACATGAGCACACAGTTGTGTTTTTTGGTTAATTTATTGAGAATTGGCTGACaaatttgtttaataaactgaaaAGGATGGCTGGCTTTTCAACTGGTTGCCATTGAGTCACAATTCGAAATCTTTCTTAATTCATTCAACAAGCCAACTTGATTAATCCCTGCAGATGTTGGTAGTTCAAGTTAAATCAGTTTAATGAGCATTTAAGGTGAGTCGTACCTCTGGTGAAGGCAATATTGCACAGGGCCCTGACCTCTCTTTTGAAGCTCACAGAGAAATGATCCATGCTCTCATAGccacactccactctctccaggTGGGAGGCATTCGATGCCTCTGCAATCCTAACAAACAAGATAGCAATTTAGAATATGTTTAAATCGTAAAAATAAACGTAATATCCATTAAAGTGGCAGAACTGATCAGCACTTACTTTTGCAAGAGGGATTTGGAATTCTGTTTGcattgtgagagagaaagaggtggTAAGTTATTTCTCAACagcaataacatgaaaaatgtttccaggttttccacatgttttgaccaatgaatttctatTTACTATTCTATAAGTCATTTTGAATATACTTTTATAGAAATATGGGGAAGATTTCCATTTTTATGTCAGGTACCAATCTTTGAAATGAATAGATGTAAATAATTATACTCATTAGCATACAAATGTCTCCAGTAAGACTCCCAACAGAGAGACTGATGTTTATCATGCTGGCTTTACTCTACATAAACACTTATAAAGAGCAATATCTAGGCAGTGAAATATTTTAgagattaaatattatatatatatatatatatatatatatatatatatatatatatatatatatatatatatatatatagtttttctaaatggcagattatcaattCATGAGCTGCCATTTAACTGGTGATtagtgtgaaagggaataaaagtaattgttgttgtagcgcctcttgGGTTAATTTCACCCGGAAAGTGCTGCGATACGTACAACGAGCTAGGAGACCAGTTTGCATCTACTGTGGGCTTAAAGGACCTGCAAGAATACAGCCATCTCAGGCTCCTCCAACATTTGGATTCCTGTCTCCATGATTTTGGTCATGGATTCTAGATGATCTCCGTAATTCCTTGTGAGGCCACGGATATAGTTAACTTTCTCATCCTGTTCTGCTGCCACTTTCAGGTtcatctctctcttcctctcctccaGGATGGCATACAATTGGTCAAACTTTTCACACACCTGGGACTTTTGTCGTCTGCCATTTTCCTGTGAAACAGAACGATTGTTACGTCTCTACTACTAATAATTTGAAACAATACAAATTGCTGACTGAAGACAATGACATTTTAAGATTTAAGCTTTTAGgtcaacattaaataaaaatttaccCTATTTATTGTTTCTGGTCTTCTGGTGCATGAATCATCGGTGCAGGTtagacatgggttctggttccaaggaaaccaggaagtaattgcattcacataaacaatggtgagcacaaGTCTGGGGTtgtatttttgctctaaaatttaatttttactccactaacggttaggtttagggtttgggtcaGAGAGTagggtttataaaatatgcattcatgttgactggtgtcattcacaaataaaaatgtaatcacttTTGGCACcatcctgtggacatttcacctaaaCAATGATTCCAGTTTcgtccactgggggcagtggtttctaattttggtaagcacagactgatttcagcagcagaacttttgacctccTGCCGCCAAATTCACAAAAACCTTTAATCTAAAGGGCTTAAGCTTGAACTTTgctttgtagacaaatataaattgtgccaacatatgaatttctttcaattttaataaaaaccttttttttaaacagatgaGATAATAATATGGGTTATTAATGTAGATTCACAATGATGTTTTTCACAACTTTTGCTCTGTAAAATAAAACCTTGAAACAGGGCCGGATTTAGGGTGTGCTGGGGTGAGCTTTGCCCCCCAAAATAACCCCTATGACCCCCCCACAAGCACAAGTGAAGCAAAGGGTCAGATTTTTTCCTTGTGGTGCAAACCTTAACCCTAGCTAAATGTGCTAGAACTGAAGACACGCCAACCCCTCCCCCAGTTGACAGAATACAAATGCACATCCCCAACACCCTTGACggaatacacacacacgcacatcccACCCCGTCGACGCCCCTCTGTTAAATGTTTTTGCTCTCTAATGTAGCTGTTCTACACTCAGGCATGTTTAGAAAGAATACCCCTTTCTTTCCATCAACCACATCAAACCCTCAAACTTGCCATAATGACTTTCCATCAGAGCAGCCATATGCTCACCTGAGATGGCTCATTTCTGCTTGCTTGTCAATCATGGAGCCTCTGTGAAAGCAACTGTGAGGACTGGAGAGAATCCAGCTTCCTACCTGCCTGGCTCATCAATGCCAGAGTGTGTGTATCTTTTGTCAAAGGGACCGCTCTTTCTCTCCTCATCAATAATCTGGCTCTTATGTCAGGCATTGGGGGGAACAGGCCACCACAGAAGGTGACTAACCTCTATGGTCCTGCAGGTCTCCTCCAACTGACTGATGATGCCTTGGATCCTGTCATTATTGCCGACCATCATTGCTATTCCACCCGTGAGCTCTGTCTAGAAATGAGGACGTGCGTGAGCATCATGCAAACACAagtatatacacatgcacactgaCGCAAACAATTATGCAgcaaacatacagtaaatattaaagggaaatttctgccatcatttactcaccctgactattcattttatttgtgagaagaaaaaaatgcaatgaaagtgaatagagaccgaggctaatattctgcctaactaattctgtgttccactgaagaaagaaagtcagtgttcggaacaacatgagattgagtaaatgatgacagaattttaattttgggtgatctattcctttaatgtgtctTTACCTTTTGCATCTGGTATATACTGTTAAGGGGGGCCACTTCACAGATCTTGTGAGCACCAAACACTTTACACATAGAACAGGTGGGGACACCGCAGGTCAGGCAGTATATGTTGATCTTCTCATCTTCATGGACCTCACACATTGGTTGGTCAACCTTCCTCTCAGGAGAGGGTCGGCTgctttcacattgagaataatggATCAATGAGGGGCAAGACTGACATCTTGAAATCTGATATCTATACTTTTCAGAGGGTTGAAACAAAATTCCCTGAGAGACTAATTACACTTtgtcacttcatgcatttttttttttttttatcatattgatCTCCAATCATAAAAAGACCAAACATATCCTAGACAGATAGCTAGATCCATAGCTAGTGaagtgaaaggtggtaatgattcgaGGGGCTCAAAAGGTCCAGGGGCCTCAcatcaaattctaaactgtaaGTTTTAATCGGAaaagggcccagagcaatatacaatcagggggcccagattaccttgctacAGCCCTGCAGATAGATATTAGATGATTCAGACCTAAGGAGGTGGTTTGGTGGTTACAATACATAACTTTGCCAAGTGTAAATGTATCTGGTTGTTCAGGAAATATACAAAAACTTTACTCCTCCCGAATGGAATTACATTAGCATATGGATTAAATTGAGCATATTCAAATTATGTATGGAGCAACCACAAAACTCAAACACTATTTGCAACATGGGGCGAAGAGAGCATTTAAAAGAAACTATTTCTAACTTATAGAAATAAATGATCTATGAAATCATTGCAATAGTTTACAGCCTGGCATTTACATATAGCATGGGAATAGTAGATCAGATCTATAACCATTTTGTGGAGACAAGTTTATGTAGCCAAGTGAAAATGGGATGTGAATAACCAATCGGACAGCAATCTGATTGATAAAGACACATTAAGTGATTAAGTGTAATTTGGGCTGGGATGAGGTCAAGACCACAaagcaacatttaattaaataacaacAGAGTTCATAGGACCATGTTAGGGGTCTGTGATGTGTGTCAATATGTCCAAAAGACTCAACACAGACTAATGTTAAACTATAAATAAGCCTCCTGCCAGCTGACCGACATCCTTACCCTTCTGACCTGTCTGAGTCACAGGTCTTTGGAGTCACATGGACACCA from Xyrauchen texanus isolate HMW12.3.18 chromosome 41, RBS_HiC_50CHRs, whole genome shotgun sequence includes the following:
- the trim55b gene encoding tripartite motif-containing protein 55b isoform X2 yields the protein MDSFEKQLICPICLEMFTKPVVILPCQHNLCRKCANDIFQASNPYLPTRGGTVTSGGRFRCPSCRHEVVLNRHGVFGLQRNLLVENIIDMYKQEYISRPSPERKVDQPMCEVHEDEKINIYCLTCGVPTCSMCKVFGAHKICEVAPLNSIYQMQKTELTGGIAMMVGNNDRIQGIISQLEETCRTIEENGRRQKSQVCEKFDQLYAILEERKREMNLKVAAEQDEKVNYIRGLTRNYGDHLESMTKIMETGIQMLEEPEMAVFLQNSKSLLQKIAEASNASHLERVECGYESMDHFSVSFKREVRALCNIAFTRDDEEEEDEDDMGVDTEGRAEQTSSGGADTVNLLNEPLPPLMPPQIQSKHKPATSS
- the crhb gene encoding corticotropin releasing hormone b; its protein translation is MKLNFLVTTVALLVAFPPPYECRAIDSSSNQPATDPDGERQSAPVLARLGEEYFIRLGNRYQNSLRSSPDTYPETSQYPKRALQLQLTQRLLEGKVGNVGRWDGNYALRALDSEERERRSEEPPISLDLTFHLLREVLEMARAEQLAQQAHSNRKMMEIFGK
- the trim55b gene encoding tripartite motif-containing protein 55b isoform X1; this translates as MDSFEKQLICPICLEMFTKPVVILPCQHNLCRKCANDIFQASNPYLPTRGGTVTSGGRFRCPSCRHEVVLNRHGVFGLQRNLLVENIIDMYKQEYISSRPSPERKVDQPMCEVHEDEKINIYCLTCGVPTCSMCKVFGAHKICEVAPLNSIYQMQKTELTGGIAMMVGNNDRIQGIISQLEETCRTIEENGRRQKSQVCEKFDQLYAILEERKREMNLKVAAEQDEKVNYIRGLTRNYGDHLESMTKIMETGIQMLEEPEMAVFLQNSKSLLQKIAEASNASHLERVECGYESMDHFSVSFKREVRALCNIAFTRDDEEEEDEDDMGVDTEGRAEQTSSGGADTVNLLNEPLPPLMPPQIQSKHKPATSS